From the genome of Thauera chlorobenzoica:
TCGAAGGCGTTGTCGACGCCCTCTTCCTGCGCCATCTGGCGGATGTTGTTGCCGTAGTCGAAGGTGGGCACGCCCATTTTCTGGAAGTCGAGCATCGCGCGCACGTGCACCGCCATCGACTGCTTGGCGGCCTTGACCACCGCCTCGGGCTCCGTCTTGCCGCGGGCGACGTAGTCGTCCCAGCTCCAGCCGATGGGCAGGTAGCCGTGCAGCGGATCGTGAGCGCTGGTCTGGTCGGTGACCATGTCCGGGCGCACGCCTCGGCGGACCAGTTCGGGCAGCACCTCGGCGGCGTTGCCGAAGAGACCGATCGACACCGCCTTGCCCTCCGCGGTGTAGCGCGCGATGCGGGTGAGTGCGTCGTCGAGGTCCTTGGCCTGCTCGTCCAGGTAGCGGGTGCGCAAGCGGAAATCGAGGCGCGACTGCTGGCACTCGATGTTCAGTGAGCACGCACCGGCGAGCGTGGCCGCCAGCGGCTGCGCGCCACCCATGCCGCCGAGGCCGGCGGTGAGCACCCAGCGCCCCTTCAGGCTGCCGCCGTAGTGCTGGCGACCGGCCTCGACGAAGGTCTCGTAGGTGCCCTGCACGATGCCCTGCGAGCCGATGTAGATCCACGAGCCGGCGGTCATCTGGCCGTACATCATCAGGCCTTTGCGGTCGAGCTCGTTGAAGTGCTCCCAGTTGGCCCAGGCCGGCACCAGGTTGGAGTTGGCGATGAGCACGCGCGGGGCGTCGCGGTGGGTCTCGAACACGCCGACCGGCTTGCCCGACTGCACCAGCAGGGTCTGGTTGTCCTCGAGGCGGCGCAGCACCTCGACGATCTTGTCGAAGCACTCCCAGTTGCGCGCGGCGCGGCCGATGCCGCCATAGACCACGAGCTCCTTGGGGTTCTCGGCCACGTCGGGGTCGAGGTTGTTCATCAGCATGCGCAGCGCGGCTTCGGTGAGCCAGCTTTTGGCGGTGCGCTCGGTGCCGCGCGGGGCGCGGATTTCGATGTCGCGGAACTTGGTCATTGGAGTCTCCGTGGGTGGGATGTTGGGATGGAAGGCGGGGCTGGGGGTTTGCGCGGCGGTCATAGCCAGCCGAGCTTGTGGGCGAACTGCGCGAACGGGATGGTGAACACCAGGCTCAGGAAGGTGCGTTGCAGCCAGACCAGCAGCAGGTCACGCATGCGTAGCGGGATGCGCGTGGCGATCACGCAGGGGATCGAGGCCGACAGGAAGAGCACGCTGCTGACCGAGACCACGGCGACGGTGAAGCGCACGACCACGTCGGCCTCCTTCATCAGCATTGCGGGCAGGAACATCTCGGCGAGGCCCGAGGCCACCGCACGCGCCACCGCCATCGGCTCGTCGAGGCCGAAGGCCCAGGTCACCGGGTAGAGCAGCACGCCGAGGATGTCGAACACCGGGGTGTATTTGGCGGCGAGCAGGCCGAGCAGGCCCACGGCGAGGATGCTGGGCAGGATCGCGGCGGTCATGCGCAGGCCGTCGGTGAAGGTCTCGCGCAGCGAGGCCCATAGCGGCGGCGCGCTGCGCGCATGTTCCAGGCCGGCGTCCCAGGCGGCCTGCACGCGGCTGCGGCCGGTGGGTAATGCCGGATCGGCGCTGCCTTCGCTGGGTAGGCGCGAGATCGGGTAGATGCGCGCGCTTACCGCGGTGACCGCGAAGGTGATCGCCATGCAACCCCAGAAGTACAGGTTCCACGCCGGCATCAGGTCCAGCGTCTTGGCGACGATGACCATGAAGGGC
Proteins encoded in this window:
- the hutU gene encoding urocanate hydratase — protein: MTKFRDIEIRAPRGTERTAKSWLTEAALRMLMNNLDPDVAENPKELVVYGGIGRAARNWECFDKIVEVLRRLEDNQTLLVQSGKPVGVFETHRDAPRVLIANSNLVPAWANWEHFNELDRKGLMMYGQMTAGSWIYIGSQGIVQGTYETFVEAGRQHYGGSLKGRWVLTAGLGGMGGAQPLAATLAGACSLNIECQQSRLDFRLRTRYLDEQAKDLDDALTRIARYTAEGKAVSIGLFGNAAEVLPELVRRGVRPDMVTDQTSAHDPLHGYLPIGWSWDDYVARGKTEPEAVVKAAKQSMAVHVRAMLDFQKMGVPTFDYGNNIRQMAQEEGVDNAFDFPGFVPAYIRPLFCQGIGPFRWAALSGDPEDIYKTDAKVKELIPDNPHLHNWLDMARERIAFQGLPARICWVGLKDRARLGQAFNEMVAKGELKAPIVIGRDHLDSGSVASPNRETESMLDGSDTVSDWPLLNALLNTAGGATWVSLHHGGGVGMGFSQHSGVVIVADGTPEAHTRLGRVLRNDPGTGVMRHADAGYPIAIDSARENGLDLPMIK
- a CDS encoding YjiH family protein — protein: MTEQPTAAVPTPARNLALVRLLGYSLVGLLIFFVPFEIGGKSTIVLDHAASFLLKEARPLVIGIAMLLMAYGALQPWIHGTWRENAVALAFSVLKVLGLAIGVAFLFRVGPEAVYAPGMLPFLFDKLVLTLALIVPLGALALVFLIGFGLLELTGVLTQPVMRPIWRTPGKSAIDAVASFVGSYSVGLLITARMYAQGHYTLREAAIIATGFSTVSAPFMVIVAKTLDLMPAWNLYFWGCMAITFAVTAVSARIYPISRLPSEGSADPALPTGRSRVQAAWDAGLEHARSAPPLWASLRETFTDGLRMTAAILPSILAVGLLGLLAAKYTPVFDILGVLLYPVTWAFGLDEPMAVARAVASGLAEMFLPAMLMKEADVVVRFTVAVVSVSSVLFLSASIPCVIATRIPLRMRDLLLVWLQRTFLSLVFTIPFAQFAHKLGWL